The stretch of DNA AAATTTGTTTCCACTTATAAAAAATCTTAAATTTCTTTTTAAGTCAGTTTTTACTCCTATTCTTTTTGAACTTTTTATTTCAAAATTTTTATTTTCTGTATTTAGAATATAAATTTCATTTTTACTCTTTGTTATATCAATCCCATCAAATTTTTTATCAATACAGAAGCATTTTGTAAATTTTCCTGGACCTGATGATAGGTCCTCTATTTTTTCTTTTCCCCTATTTTTTTTCATTATTTCAATTCCTTCTATTGGTTCAACTGCCCTTATTAAGACAGCACCAACTTTATTTTTTTTGTGAGAGATAATATTTAAAAGGTAATTATTATGAACAACATAAATTAGTAATGTTCCCGCCTTTGATGACATTTTTTTGTGAAATAATTTACTTTTTCTCTTATATGCTCTACTTGCCGGGTCATTTTCACCAAAATATGCCTCTGTTTCTACTATAATCCCGGACAAAATTTTTCCACATATTTTTCTAATAAATTTTTTTCCTAATAATTCTTTTGCTACGATATCTGGATTTCTTTCAAAAAAAAACCTTTTAATAATACTTTCATTTTTTCCTTTCATATTGTAAAATTATAAACTAAACAGGAGAGAAAATGAAAGAAATAACAAAAAAATGGGATTTTATCTGGGAAAATTATTATGAAAAATTGGAGTATCTATCATTGGCAAAAAAAATATCTATTTCTTTGCTTTTTGCACTTATAATAGGTATTTCAGGGCAAATTTACATAAAATTACCTTTTACACCAGTTCCATTGACATTACAGGTATTTTTTGTTTTACTTTCAGGGATTTTGCTTGGAAGTAATTTTTCTGCCCTTTCTAATATTTTTTATTTACTTTTTGGTATTTTAGGGATTAACTGGTTTTTTGCCAGTAGTTCTGGTTTTTTTAGACCTACAACAGGATATATAATTGGTTTTATTTTTTCTTCATATTTTGTTGGGAAATATTTCTTTTTTAGAAAAAGTAAAATTTATTCTTTTTTAATTATGTTTTCTGCTGTTTTAATTATTTATATTTTTGGTTGTCTATTTCTTTCAGTTTTCCTTAAATTTAATTTTAAAAAGACAATACTTCTTGGTGTTTTACCTTTTATTCCTTTTGATTTAGTTAAGGCATATCTGGCAGGTA from bacterium encodes:
- a CDS encoding biotin transporter BioY, with the translated sequence MKEITKKWDFIWENYYEKLEYLSLAKKISISLLFALIIGISGQIYIKLPFTPVPLTLQVFFVLLSGILLGSNFSALSNIFYLLFGILGINWFFASSSGFFRPTTGYIIGFIFSSYFVGKYFFFRKSKIYSFLIMFSAVLIIYIFGCLFLSVFLKFNFKKTILLGVLPFIPFDLVKAYLAGIIGNSIMRNKRRNYERI
- a CDS encoding DNA-3-methyladenine glycosylase, which encodes MKGKNESIIKRFFFERNPDIVAKELLGKKFIRKICGKILSGIIVETEAYFGENDPASRAYKRKSKLFHKKMSSKAGTLLIYVVHNNYLLNIISHKKNKVGAVLIRAVEPIEGIEIMKKNRGKEKIEDLSSGPGKFTKCFCIDKKFDGIDITKSKNEIYILNTENKNFEIKSSKRIGVKTDLKRNLRFFISGNKF